The bacterium genome segment GATTTTACTTTTAAAAAACTCTGTGCTTTATTGCTTCTTCCTTTAAATTCTCTCACTCTATATATTTGTGCCTTTCTGAGCAATTATAAATTTCCCCTTCTTCCAATGATATTAAATACTTTTCAACCTTACCTACTTTAAAAATCTTTTTAACTGCTTTTTCATATATATTAAGTTGTTTCATATACCTATTTGGATTTTTAATATTTAATTTATAATCATACACCTTACATTTCTTTTTTTCAATAATTACTTTATCAATTTTGCCTTCAAAAATTTGTTTTTTTTCTTTATAAACGAAAGGAACTTCTGATAGACCATTTTTATAAGTAATAATTTCTTTTATTTTATCATTATCACATATTTTTTTAAATATATCTTTTATTTTTTTATTATATTTATCCCAATCGTTTATTTTTTTCTTTAAATAAAATTCACATCTACCAGTAAAATTATTTTCAGAAAAAAGAATTTTATTATTTGATATTTCACTTAGTACTTTATGAATTACTTCTCCAAAAATCATATCAGATGTTTCTTCTGTTCTTTCTATCTGTTTTGTATAAGAAGTTAGTGGAGTAAATTTTATAGGTATTTCAATTTTTTCTTTTTTTATTTTTTCCTTTTCAATTTTTCTTGACTTTCTTGTTATTTCTTCTGCTTTATATTTTTCTTCAGTTTTTTCAATCATATTTACCCACAAATTTTTACTTTTTTGCCCAGAAATAAATAGATACTGAGAAGACCTTGTAAGAGCAACATAAAGTAATCTTTTTTCTTCTTCTTTTATTTCTCTCTTATATATATCTTTAAAATTCTCCTGGCTTTCAATATTTAAAGAATATTTATAAATACCTTTCTCCCTTATGTAAATAATTTCATCGTTCTTTCTGCTACTGCCACCATCTTCAATATTTATTAAAAAAACACACGGAAATTCAAGTCCTTTACTTCCGTGAATAGTATTAATCTTTACAGCGTTTTGATGAATTGAGAAAATATCTGCTTTTGGTTCCTCAGTTCTTTCTGAAATTTCTCTTAAATTCTGTGTTAATTGAAAAAGAGGCAATTTTTTTTGTTGGTTTAAAATCATTAAAAATTTCTCACAATTGGCTTTTTGTTGTCCATTTAATTTTTCCCATATATTTTTTTCTTTAAAGATATTTTCAATTATTTCAACAATATTGTATTGACCTAAATATTGCCTCAATTTTTCTATTTCTCTTTTATCCATATATAAAATGGAATTTTCTATGTTCCAGATAGAAAATTTATCTTCTGGGTCAACCAAAGCAAATAATAAAGAAGTAAGCATAATAATTTCTTCTTCCTGATAAAAACCAACACCACCAATAATAACATATGGAATACCAAAGTCAGAAAGATACCTTTCCAAATACTTAAAATATTTGCCTTTTCTTTGTCTTAAAAGAATAGCAATATCTTTAAACTCTATTGTTCTTTCTATATCATTTTCTATTACAGGAATTTTATTTTCTACTATTTCAATAATTTTTTGACATACCCACTTATACTCATTTTTCTTTTCCTCTTCATTTTTATTATCAAAAAGTTTTATTTCTATTTTTGATGGTAAATTAAACTTTTTCTCTGAAACAATAAGTTTCTGAATATTCCACGGACTTTCATTTTCAAACACATTATTAACAAAATCAATTATTTCCTTACTACTCCTATAATTCTCTGTTAAAACTTTTTCAGTCATATAGGCAGAAAGCACTTCCTTTGCATCGTCAAATAATTTACTTTCTGCTCCTCTAAATTTATAGATTGACTGCTTTCTATCTCCAACTATAATAATTCCAAAATTTTCTCCTCTATCAACTTTTGCTCCATAACCAGAAATCCATTCTTCAATCAGTTTTTTTACAATTTCAAATTGAAGAAGATTTGTATCCTGAAATTCATCAATAAAAATAAAGTTTATATTCTCATCAAAATCTTCAAGAACTACCAATGCATCTTGATTATCTCTTAATGTTTTATAAGTAAGTTTTTCAAGGTCATCAAAATCAAGATATGAAAATTCCTTTTTAAGAAAAAAATGTTGTGTTGAAATAATATTATAAAAAGAAGTTATTTTTTTTGTAATTTCTCCTTCTGGTTCTCCAAGAAAAATATGTGGATGTGCATTTAAGAAAGAAAACAGAACATTTTTGAAATGGTTTAATTTAAATTTCTTTGAAATTTCTGCAAAACTTTTTCTCCCACTTTTTGTATTTAATACTTTATAAATTGCCCTATTAAAAAGCACTCCACTTTCACCTTCCTGAATTATTTCAAAATAAGGGTCAATATCACTTAAAAAATAAAATCTTCTTAAAAGTGTTTGACAATATGAATGAATTGTTGATATTTGTAACTTAAATAAAACATTTTCAATTTCAACTTTTTCTTTTTCACTTAAATCGCTAAAAATTTCACCATAAAATTTCTTTAAAAATCTTTCCTTCATTTCAATTGCTGCTTTTTCTGAAAAAGTAATAGCAACAATTCTTTTTAAAATCTCTGGATTTCTATATTCCCTGTAAATAGAAAGCATTTCTTCTGTTATGTATCTGGTCTTTCCTGTTCCTGCTGATGCTTCTATTATATTGGCTATAAAAAATTTCTCTTTCATTTTGGACACTGGGTTTTAAATTCACAATAAAAACAGGATGGATTTTCTTCTGGTTGAAAATTTATTTTCCCTTTAATTATTTCATCAAAAATATTATTAAAATATTCATCCATTCTGTCAATATAGGTTAAATTATACTTTTTTTCTTCTTTGTTTTTGTCATCTTCTTTAAAAGAAAAATTCCATATTGCGCCATAAACATCTTTTTTTAAATTAAATTTATTTTTGAACATCCATATATATGCGGGAATCTGGATATTCTTATTTTTTTCAAAATCATTTTCTGTATAACTTGGGGGTAATGATGTTCCTGTTTTAATATCAATTATGTAAAGACCATCATTATTTTCTTCAATTCTATCAATTTTCCCTTTTAAAATATAAGTTGGTCCTTCATAAGGAATTTCAAATTCAAGTTCAAGAAGTTTATTTCCAATATGATTTACAATTATTTTTTTAAATTTTTCAACTACTTCTTTTGCCCTTATTTTCATTATATCTCTGTAAAACTCTGAAATTTCTGAATTTGTATAATTTTTTATTTCAGAAAAGAGTTGACTCTTAAAT includes the following:
- a CDS encoding UvrD-helicase domain-containing protein → MKEKFFIANIIEASAGTGKTRYITEEMLSIYREYRNPEILKRIVAITFSEKAAIEMKERFLKKFYGEIFSDLSEKEKVEIENVLFKLQISTIHSYCQTLLRRFYFLSDIDPYFEIIQEGESGVLFNRAIYKVLNTKSGRKSFAEISKKFKLNHFKNVLFSFLNAHPHIFLGEPEGEITKKITSFYNIISTQHFFLKKEFSYLDFDDLEKLTYKTLRDNQDALVVLEDFDENINFIFIDEFQDTNLLQFEIVKKLIEEWISGYGAKVDRGENFGIIIVGDRKQSIYKFRGAESKLFDDAKEVLSAYMTEKVLTENYRSSKEIIDFVNNVFENESPWNIQKLIVSEKKFNLPSKIEIKLFDNKNEEEKKNEYKWVCQKIIEIVENKIPVIENDIERTIEFKDIAILLRQRKGKYFKYLERYLSDFGIPYVIIGGVGFYQEEEIIMLTSLLFALVDPEDKFSIWNIENSILYMDKREIEKLRQYLGQYNIVEIIENIFKEKNIWEKLNGQQKANCEKFLMILNQQKKLPLFQLTQNLREISERTEEPKADIFSIHQNAVKINTIHGSKGLEFPCVFLINIEDGGSSRKNDEIIYIREKGIYKYSLNIESQENFKDIYKREIKEEEKRLLYVALTRSSQYLFISGQKSKNLWVNMIEKTEEKYKAEEITRKSRKIEKEKIKKEKIEIPIKFTPLTSYTKQIERTEETSDMIFGEVIHKVLSEISNNKILFSENNFTGRCEFYLKKKINDWDKYNKKIKDIFKKICDNDKIKEIITYKNGLSEVPFVYKEKKQIFEGKIDKVIIEKKKCKVYDYKLNIKNPNRYMKQLNIYEKAVKKIFKVGKVEKYLISLEEGEIYNCSERHKYIE